The following proteins come from a genomic window of Oscillospiraceae bacterium:
- a CDS encoding DJ-1/PfpI family protein: protein MTFEQDMVGESMSYISNEMAGRKVAVLVETEYIHDEVEYYKTFFGSLGAQVDCMTYLWGQSERRIICDITDTENPESQIHTMLIDKEIAKYNPNDYDIVLVAANYVACRLREIPPMGSLGSVDTLRSPAAVRFAASAMANPFIVKGCLCHSLWLYTATPELLKGRKVICHTVVLADIQNAGAIYLPDESHVVVDNDLVTGRSVADLKEYCNRLLVTWRKINNKQ from the coding sequence TTGACATTTGAACAAGATATGGTTGGTGAAAGTATGTCTTATATCAGCAATGAGATGGCGGGGCGAAAAGTCGCTGTCCTTGTCGAAACTGAGTATATACACGATGAGGTTGAGTATTATAAGACTTTTTTCGGTTCGCTCGGTGCACAGGTTGATTGTATGACCTATCTTTGGGGGCAGAGTGAACGTCGGATAATCTGTGACATAACGGACACGGAAAATCCGGAATCTCAAATACATACAATGCTCATCGACAAAGAAATCGCCAAATACAACCCGAACGATTATGATATTGTGCTTGTGGCGGCGAATTATGTGGCCTGCCGTTTGCGTGAAATTCCGCCCATGGGAAGTCTCGGAAGTGTTGATACGCTTCGCTCTCCTGCCGCCGTCAGATTTGCCGCAAGTGCGATGGCGAATCCTTTCATTGTGAAAGGTTGTTTGTGCCATTCGCTATGGCTTTATACCGCTACACCGGAATTGCTGAAAGGCAGAAAAGTGATTTGTCATACAGTGGTTCTTGCCGATATCCAGAACGCCGGTGCCATTTATCTCCCCGATGAATCGCATGTCGTCGTTGATAACGATTTGGTGACGGGTCGTTCAGTGGCGGATTTGAAAGAATATTGCAACAGGTTGCTCGTCACTTGGCGAAAGATAAACAACAAACAATAA